The Vagococcus penaei genome includes the window AGTTTTTTTTGTTTTAAAAAACGCATGAGAATTTGTGAAAAAATTATAAAAATGATTGAGTTTTTTTATAATATAAGCTACAATTTAACTATATTGTTACGTAATTAACAAAGGTAAAGGAGCAGACTTATGAAAAAGAAAGTGTTACAGTCATTGACAGTTGGGTCAGCAATTATTTTTATGTTAGCAGGTTGTGGAGGAAACAAAACGGAAACAAAAGAGTCTACGAAAAAAGAAACTAAAACAGAAGCTTCTAGTACAGATGTAGCAACAGGAGCGTCGGCACAAGCCTATACAGATCCAAAAGATTTACAAGATAAGTACGATATTGTGATTATTGGTGCTGGTGGTGCTGGAATGTCTGCAGCGATTCAAGCCAAAGATGCTGGAAAAAATCCAGTTATTTTAGAAAAAATGCCGGTTGCTGGTGGAAATACTCTGAAATCTTCTAGTGGAATGAACGCATCTGAAACAAAATTCCAAAAAGAATCTGGTATCAGTGATAGCAATGATAAATTTTACGAAGAAACACTAAAAGGTGGACATGATAAAAATGATAAGGAATTATTACGTTACTACGTTGATAACTCAGCTTCAGCAATTGATTGGCTAGACTCAATGGGAATTCGTTTAAATAATTTAACGATCACTGGTGGAATGAGTGAAAAAAGAACACATCGTCCAGAAGACGGATCAGCTGTTGGTGAATACTTAGTTCACGGCTTATTGAAAAATGTAACGGAACTTAATATTCCCATTTTTGTGAATGCAGATGTAACTGAAATTAAAGAAAAAGATGGTAAAATTTCAGGTGTTAAAGTTGATATGAAAGAAACTAAAGAGAAAAAGGAAATTAGCAGTCAAGCAGTTGTTGTAGCAACTGGTGGTTACGGGGCTAACCCTGAGATGATTAAAGCTGAGAAACCTGAACTTGATGGTTATGTAACAACAAATCAAGAGGGTAGTACAGGTGACGGTATTAAGATGATTGAAAAACTTGGTGGACAAGTTGTTGACATGAATCAAATTCAAATTCATCCAACTGTTCAACAAGATACTGGTATTTTAATTGGTGAAGCAGTCCGTGGAGAAGGTGGTATTTTGGTCTCTGAAGATGGTACACGATTTATTAATGAATTAGACACTCGTGATAAAGTATCTGCTGCTATTAATCAATTAAAAGGCAAAGCTGCTTACTTAGTTTTTGATAGTGGTGTGCGTGAACGCGTAAAAGCAATTGATTTTTACGATAAACAAGGGTTTGTGAAAAAAGGTGAAACTGTGGCTGATTTAGCTAAAGAAATCGGTGTGAAGGAAGACGCTCTTGATAAAACGGTTACTGATTGGAATCAAGCTGTCGCAGATAAAAAAGATGCTCAGTTTGAACGTAAAACAGGCATGGATAAACCGTTAGACAAAGGTCCATACTATGCAATTAAAATTGCACCTGGTATTCACTATACAATGGGTGGGGTTAAGATTAATGCAAAAACTGAGGTCTTAACTAAAGACAACAAAGCTATTCCAGGTTTATACGCTGCTGGTGAAGTAACTGGTGGACTTCATGGTACTAACCGTATTGGTGGTAACTCAGTTGGTGATATCATTGTCTTCGGTCGTCAAGCAGGTGACCAATCAGCACAATACATTAAATAATTGATTAGTTAAACTTGTTTATTAGTCTAAGCTAATAAACAAGTTTTTTAATTTGTAATTGCAAAAATTCGTTGCTTGTAGTATAAGTTAGGTAAGAATTAAAAGGAGGTGGGAAAATGGCAGATATGAATGATGTAGCAAGACTTGCTGGTGTCTCAAGAGGTACTGTATCCAATTATATTAATGGGGTAAAAGTCAAGGAAAGTACCCGTGTGAAAGTGGAAGCGGCAATTAAAGAGTTAGATTATGTTCCAAATATGGCTGGACGCTTTTTGAAAACACAAAAAAGTGATATTGTGGTATTTATTTTACCAACAATTTGGAATCCATTTTTTTCAGAATTAGCCTTCTATTTGGAAAAAAATTACGTAATCATCAGTTAAAAATGATTTTATGCAATTCTGAAGATGACTATAAGCAAGAATTGGACTATATTACAATGGCAAAAGAGCAAAAAGTTAAGGGGATTATAACTATTTCATATAGTGATATTTCACCTTACGTGACTTCAGATATTCCAATTGTATCAATTGAACGTTATTTTAATGATAAAGTACCTTTTGTGACTAGTGATAATTTTGCAGGTGGTGAACTTGCTGCCGAGGAATTAACTCGCTTAGGTGCTAAACGATTATTAATGGTGGGACGCGATATTGAAAATAATTTAGGTGTTATGGAACGCCTAAATGGTTTCAAAAGTTACTGCTTGCGACATCATCTAAACTTTGAGATGTTTGTAAAACGCAGTACCTCTGCCGAGTTTAAAGAACAATTAATGTCTGAAATTCAGCAGCTATATAAAAATGGGGTTACATTTGATGGTATTTTTGCCGCAACAGACCGCTATGCTCAGTATTGCTTAAATGTGTTAAATGATCTTCAGCTTACTATTCCTCGTGATGTCCAGTTAGTTGGATTTGATGGTGCTAAAAATTTTAAAAACGAAGAAACTATCATTTCATCGATTCGTCAACCAGTTGAAGAAATTGCCAATCTAGCTGTTGAAGAATTATTACAATTAGAAAAAACACGTCATCAGGTGCAACGTAAGCATATTTTACCTGTAACGTTCATTGTGGGTAAAACAACAAAAAAATAGTATAAAGTACTTGAAAAAATAAAACGTTCCATTTATAATAAAAGATGTAAAGTGAACGTTTTATTTTTTTAAACTATTATTGGAACGTTCCAAAAACGAAAAAATCATAAAGAAAAGGTGAGCATAATGGATTATAATCGTATTGCAAAAGAAGTCATTGCTGCCATTGGTGGCAATGATAATATAGAGAATGCTGCGCACTGTGTGACCCGTTTACGTTTAGTTTTAAAAGATGAGAAAGCATATGATAAAGAAACGTTAGAAGGTATTGAAGGAGCTAAAGGCGTCTTTTTCAATAGTGGACAGCTCCAAATTATTTTTGGACCAGGAACTGTTGAAAAAGTTTTTGCGGCCTTCCAAGAAGAAGCTGGGATCAAAGAGGCTTCTTTACAAGATGTCAAAAAAGCTGGTACAGGCAAACAAAATAAAATGCAACAAGCATTTAAAATCTTCTCTGATATTTTTGTCCCTATTATTCCGGCTTTTGTTGGCGCAGCAATGATTTTAGGTTTACGGTCTTTACTAACAATACAATTTGGATTTTTAGGTGGCTCGATGGCTGAAAATTGGCTTTGGGCACAGGATTTGTCACGTTTCTTTGAAGTTATTGCAACGACATTTGCCTACTTACCAGTACTCGTTATGTATTCAGCTGTTAAACGTTTTGGTGGAAATCCTGTTTTAGGTTTAGTAGTTGGTTTTGTCATGGTTACACCACAACTGATGGATCGAACGGTTTATTTAACCGGTAACTATCAGCAACTGGATATGTGGCACTTTTTCGGTTTTAATATCCCGCAAGTGGCTTATCAAGGGGGTGTTTTTCCAGCTATTCTGACAGTATGGTTTTTAGCTAAAGTAGAACAATTTACAAAGAAAAAATCACCACAAACGCTGAGTTTTATCTTAGTGCCAACTATTACTATTTTGTTATCGGCAATAGCACTCTTTCTAGTGTTTGGACCAATTGGTAATGCGATTGGCGACGATCTTGGTTGGGTAATTGATGTCCTTTATAATCGTGCGGGTGTATTTGGAGCTTTTGTTTTTGCAGCTCTATTGCAACCTTTAACTGTTACAGGAACGCAGCATGCGATTCAAGGAATCGAGGCACAATTAGTCGCAACTACAGGATTTAATTATATTCAACCCTTTTGGTTACTACACTAGAAGAATTAGATGCTGGTTTTGATTAGTATGTGCCACAAGCTTTTTACGGAAAAGATGATGAACCGATTGTTATGGGGTGGTTTGGCTGTGGGGAACCAGTCTATCCTAATGATAATGAATGTTGGAAACATGGTTTAACTGTACCAAATATAATGACTATCCAAAATAATAAATTACGTCGTTATCCTACAAATGACATGTTATCAGCCTTTGAGTTCATTGAAAGAACGATAAGTAATGATTATTTATTGTCATCAAAACACAGTCATCTACGGTTTGAGTTAACACAAACGGAAGAATTTAGTCTTAAAGTTGGTACAGAAGATAACTATTGGGAATTAACGACTGATTGTAGCAACCAGACAATCAGTATAGATCGTAGTCATTTAATTCAGTTAATTGATGAAGAGTATGGTATGACGCGTTCGGTAGCTTATGATCAATTTGGAACAGATCCCATTACAGTAGATATTTTTCTAGACAACAGTTTTGTTGAAGTTTACTTGAATCAAGGTGAAGTTGTCTTTAGTTTTAGAGTGTTTATCGCTAGCGACGAACAACGTGCAATTTTCTCTCAAGCAAAACAGATTGAATATAGCCTCTATCAAGAAAAAATACAGTAGTATTTTTTCTTCAGATTGAAGACAAACCAGTTGCTCATAAAGGGTAATTGGTTTGTTTTTTTGTATCTTATCATTATTTTTGATAAAATTCCCAAAATAGATAAAAAAATAGAGCCCTTCAGGTCTCTTAATTTAAGCATTTTTGCTAATTTTTTAATGTTAAGGCATGCGAAAGTGAGCCCAATTTTCATGTGCATTTTTTCTTTCCCAATTAAATTAGTGTAACGTAAGCCATGAAATTCTTTTGCCGTTCCAAATAATCGCTCAATTGTTTGTTTTCGATTATTATATATAGCTTTCATTCCAAGGGAATGACGTATGTCTTCACAACGTTCCATATCATTTTCCCATAAATGTCGTTGAATTAATTTCCTCTTTTCTTTTGACTCAGTACAATAGGCAATCAAAGGGCATTGACTACAATCAGACGTATTACTTTTGTATTCACGATATCCGTCTCTGTTAGTTGTTGTATAGCTTAAAATTTTCACATTAGGGCAGATATATTGATCGTAGTATTCATCGTAAACATAATCATGTTTTTTATAAAATCCTTTTTTGGTCATAGGTCTTTTATATGGAAAAATAGGTGTTAAATTATTTTGAAATAATAAATGGGCTATACCAGGTGTTTTGTATCCAGCGTCCATTACTAATTTATCTAAGGTAAAGTGACTTTGTAATTTATTATAGATATCGATGAATGTCCGACTATCATGTTGATTACCAGGATGAGTTGTATATCCTAAAACCCAACCATTCTTGTCACATGCTACTTGTGCAGCATAAGCAAAAACCTGTTTATGCTCTCCTTTATGGAACCAACCACTCTCATCATCTGTTTTACTAATTTTTTTATGTTTTACCTGATTTTCACTTTCCTCTCTTCTTTTTAAGGGCTTTTTTAATCTTTTTTCTCTATCTATTTCAACTTCTTTTTGTAGTGATTCCACATAAAAAAGAGTTTCTTCAGTAACTTCGTTACTTTCATATTTTTTATTATTTGCATGTGCTTTTATATGAGTACCATCAATAAATACTTCAGAAGTATCCACTAATTCAGCTTCAATACACTGTTCTAATATGCCGTAAAATATTTGTTCAAAGATATCTGTACCACGAAATCTTCTAGAATAATTTTTGCCAAAGGTTGAGAAGTGAGGAACAGCATCTTCGATATCCAAACCTAAAAACCAGCGATAAGCCATGTTAACCTCAACATCTTTAATAGTTTGTCTCATACTTTTTATACCATAAAGATACTGAATCAACGGAAGTTTAATTAATAGAACCGGATCTATACTAGGGCGGCCATTTGATTCATCGTATTTATCTTCAACTAACTTATAAATAAAATTAAAATCTACATATTTATCAATATCTCTTAATAGATGTTCCTTGGGAACTAAATCTTCTAGAGAATAAAAACCAATTTGATTACGTTTGCTCATATCTTGTTTTTTTAGCATGGAAGCAACTCCTTTTCTCTATTTTACCAAGAAAAAAAGACAAAGTATCAAATTTTTGATACTTTGTCTACAGTCTGAAGAAAAAATACAGTAGTATTTTTTCTTTTTTTGTGTACTAGTGTATTACTTTTTGATACACTGAAGGTACTCTGTTAGATAAAGGGACCTATTAAGGAGGAGTCACGTGAAAAAGCGAATTGATCGAGTCTATGAATTAGTGAAATCACACACGGATTTTTTAGATGCAGATACGTTAACGGCGGCGTCTGGTCTAACAACACAAGATGTAGCAACTGCACTAAATATTCAGCGTAGTAATGCTAGTAAAGATTTAAATGCTTTAGTTAAAGAAGGCGTACTTGATAAATTTGATGGAAGGCCAGTCCGTTATGTTTGTAAGTCAGTTTTTCGACACAAACCGTTGACCAAACATGTCGAGAGTTATTTAGAAAAGCCTAGAGAAGCAAAAAAACGTGCGATAGCACAAGTAGATTATCCAACGGAAGCAAGTGATATTTTTCAGCGAATTGTTGGTGCCAATGGTAGTATGCGGAATCCAGTTGAGCAAGCAAAAGCATCGATTTTATATCCACCAAAAGGATTAAATTGTTTAATCGTTGGGCCGACTGGCTCTGGAAAAACATATTTTGCGCACACGATGTTTCAATTTGCCAAACAATGTCAGGTCGTGGCAGAAAATAAAGAGATGGTTGTATTTAATTGTGCAGATTATGCGAGTAACCCAGAGTTGTTAATGAGTCATTTATTTGGACATGCTAAAGGTGCATTTACAGGAGCATCAGAAGAAAAAGACGGTTTGTTAACTTTGGCGAATAATAGTTTTCTTTTTTTGGACGAAGTTCATCGTTTACCCCCTGAGGGTCAGGAAATGATTTTTTATTTTATGGATACTGGGCAATATGCTCGTTTAGGAGAAACAACCAAACAACATCAAGCCAATGTTCGAATTATTTGTGCGACCACTGAAGACCCATCGTCGGCCTTATTAAATACGTTTGTCCGTCGTATCCCAATTACCATTCAATTACCTAACTTTGTCAATCGACCGGAAAAAGAAAAAGTTGATCTAGTTCGAGTGATGATGTCGATGGAAGCCAAAAGAATTCAACGCAAAATTGTTTTGACTGATGATGTTATCAAGGCACTCGTTGGTAGTGTTGGTTATGGCAATGTTGGGCAATTAAAATCAAATGTCCAATTAGTAACGGCTCGAGCCTTTTTGAATCATATGGACCAGGATGAATTATTGGTTACTGTCAATGAATTAAATGAATCCATTAAGGAAGGTCTGGCAAAACTTGCTCATAATCGACAAAATATGGCTGAACTTGCCTATTATGTGCCTCAAAAAATGATTATTTCACCTAATGAGTCATACGAAACATTCGAAACTGATGCGTATGAATTACCTTATAATTTATATGATATTATTGGTGACAAAGCAGCTGTTTTAAAAGATGAAGGCTTCAATCAAGAAGCAATTAACCATTTTATTTCGACGGATATTAATGTCCATTTAAAATCATTTTATCGCAATCATGGTTTTAGTTTTGATGCTGATAGTCAGTTGTTAGAAATTATGGATGAAACCGTCATTCGCACGACAAAGCAAATTTTTGAATTTTCTAAGCAGTCACTAAACTATGAGTTTCAAACGAATTTTTTGTATGCGATGGGTTTGCATATTAGTTCATTTATTAATCGGATGCAGTCTGGTAAATATCAAATTACGCAAGACAATGAAAGTATTGAAAAAATGGTCTTACACTATCCTGATGAGCGTGAGGTAGCAGAAGAAATCAAACTAATTATTGAACGCGAACATAGTGTGTCAGTTCCACGAAATGAAGTCAATTATTTGACCGTTCTGTTAGTGTCATTAAAGGAAAATAAATCTGATGGACGGATTGGAATTGTTGTCGCGGCGCATGGTGTTAGTACAGCGTCAAGTATGGTGCAAGTAGTAAAACAGTTATTAAATGTCACGAATTTACGTAGTGTAGATATGCCGCTAGATATGCAACCAAAAGAAGCAAAAGAAAAAATTATTAAGGAAGTTATTGCAGTCAATGAAGGAAGTGGCGTATTATTGCTAGTTGATATGGGATCTTTAGGGACTTTCTCTGAAGATATTGAGAATCAAACGCATATTATGGTTAAAACAGTTGATATGGTAACAACAGCAACGGTTTTAGAAGCTGCTCGTAAAGCCAGCTTAATTGAGACAGATATCAATCAATTACATCAGAGTTTAATTAATTTTCATGGTTATGCAAAACCGAAAGTATCCGTTATCGCTGAAACTAAATTAAGAGATAAAAAAGCAATTATTGCAATTTGTGCTTCGGGTCAAGGAACTGCGCAGCGAATGAAAGATTTATTAGATGACTACCTACAAGCCAGTGTCGCAACAGATATCACGGTATTTCCTATTTCGGTTTTAGATATTAATCAGCAACTAAGTGCTATTCGTCAAGAGTATGAAGTGATTGCAATTACTGGTATTACACAACCAAATATTGATATTCCATTTATTCCAATGGACGTGTTATTTTCACCTGAAGGTAAAAATGCGATTAAACATGTAGTCTCTCAACAATGTACTGAAACATACCCTGAGTTAAATTTATCTGAGGCAAAAGCTGTGTGTTTGGAATTTATGCTAAAAAGTTTTACTTTTATTAATCCTGAGAAATTAATTGACCCCTTATGGCATGTAGCTGATTTAGTCACTTCTGGCTTAAAATTAGTTGAGAAACCAGCTTTTTATACTAATCTGTGTTTGCATCTTGCTGGATCGATTGAGCGAGAATTAAGGAAAGATACACTAACAGCAACTAAGGAAGATATAAGTGTCATGAAACGAGATAATATCTATGACACGGTTGTTTTAGCGCTTAGTTATTTGAGGGATACACTAAAAGTTGAATTTTGTGATAGCGAGGTTTTTTATACTTACCAAATTGTTAAAAATTTCTAAAAAACGATACACACAAAACAATACACTGTACAGTGTATTGTTTTGTGTATTTTTTTTGTTTAAAATAACCGATACAATAGCTTTCTTAAAAGTTGGCACGTAATTTGCATATGTAATGGTGAGGAGTTAAAAAGTCTCAACTTATTTTATGAAAAGGAGGAATTTCAATGGATATTCGCTTAGTTCGGATTGATGACAGATTAATTCATGGTCAAGTTGCTACTGTCTGGACCAAGCATACTAATGTGAATCGGATTTTAGTTGTTAGTGATGAGGTTGCAAAGGATGAACTGCGGAAGTTACTTTTAGTTCAAGCAGCGCCATTAGGTGTAAAAGTTAATGTTATCCCTGTTTATAAATTAATTGAACTGGCTCGAGATGTTCGGATGTTAGCTGATAATTCTAAATTAATGCTATTATTTACTAATCCTGGTGACGTTCGACGTGTGGTTGATGCTGGTATTTTTATTGAAACAATTAATGTAGGTGGTATGAGCTTTCAAACTGGTAAACGTATGATTACTAATGCAATTGCTGTGGATGACAATGACATTAACGATTTTGAGTACTTAGGCCAAAAAAATATCAAGATTGAAATTCGGAAAGTTGTTGCAGATAATTCGATTGATTTATTGAATTTATTGCGCAAAGACAAATTAATAAAATAAGTGACTAATAACACTTAATGCTAATTAGGAGGTAAAAATTATGGTAGGAATCATTTTAGCAAGTCATGGCGAATTCGCTAATGGTATTTTGCAATCAGGCTCAATGATTTTTGGCGAACAAGAAAATGTTCAAGCTGTGACATTGATGCCTAGTGAGGGTCCAGATGATTTAAGAGCGAAGTTAGAAGCGGCAGTACAATCATTTGACGACCAAAATGAGGTATTATTTTTAGTCGATTTATGGGGTGGAACACCATTTAACCAAGCAAATACATTGTTTGAAGAAAATAAAGAAACTTGGGCAATTGTCAGCGGTTTAAATTTACCAATGTTGATTGAAGCTTATGCTTCACGTTTTTCAATGGAATCGGCTCATGAAATTGCTGCACACATTATTGAAACAGCTAAAGACGGTGTTAAAGTTCGTCCGGAAGCATTAGATGTAGTAGCTGAAAAAACAACCAAGCCAGAGATTGATAGTTCATCATTACCAACGGAAGGACAAATGAAAGTTGTTCTAGCCCGCATTGATTCTCGTTTATTACATGGTCAAGTCGCAACAGCCTGGACTAAAACAACTAGTCCAACACGGATTATCGTCGTATCTGATAATGTGGCAAAAGATGATTTACGTAAAACATTAATCACTCAAGCCGCTCCGCCAGGTGTGAAAGCGAATGTTATTCCGATTGCTAAATTAGCAGAAATTTGGAAAGATCCACGTTTTGGTAAAACCAAAGCATTATTACTATTTGAAAATCCAGAAGATGTTGTACGCGCAGTTGATATGGGTGTCGATTTGACAGACATTAATGTTGGTTCAATGGCGCATTCTGAAGGGAAAATCATGGTCAATAACGTTTTATCAGTGAACAAAGAGGACGTTGAAGCCTTTGAATATCTAAAAGAAAAAGGAATCAAGTTTGATGTTAGAAAAGTACCAAGTGATTCATCGAAAAACTTATGGGACTTACTAGCAAAAACTGGGATGACTAAATAAGGAGGAACTATTATGTCAATTATTGCTGTTACATTTGTCGTTTTAATAGCATTTTTAGCCGGTGTTGGAGGAATTTTAGACCAATTTCAATTTCATCAACCAATCGTTGCGTGTACGTTAATTGGTATGGCAACAGGTAATTTAGCAGAAGGTATTATGTTAGGTGGTCAATTACAATTAATCGCTTTAGGGTGGATGAATATTGGGGCTGCTGTAGCACCGGATGCAGCGCTAGCTTCGGTTGCAGCTGCTATTCTTGTTACAATGAAAGGTGCTAGCGTTGACGAAGGGATTGCTTTAGCGATTCCATTAGCTGTTGCTGGTCAAGTATTAACGATTTTCGTTCGTTCAATCACAGTTGGTTTAGCACATGGTGCCGATAAAAAAGCTGAAGAAGGCTCAATTCGTGGCGTAGAAACATTCCATATGATTGCTTTGTTCTTACAAGGAATTCGGATTGCGATTCCAGCAGCTATTATAGTTGCAGTACCAGCTGAAGCTGTAACAAGTGCATTACATGCTATTCCAGATTGGATTACTGGTGGTTTAGCAGTAGCTGGTGGCTTTATCGTAGCAGTAGGTTATGCAATGGTTATTAACATGATGGCAACACCAAAATTATGGCCATTCTTCTTCTTAGGTTTTGCATTAGCAGCCGTATCAGAGTTGAACTTAATCGCTATGGGTATTATTGGTCTTGTCTTAGCTCTTGTGTATATCCAATTAGCACCAGAATTTAACGGCGGTGGTGGTAATGGTTCAGGCCCAAGTAAGGGTGACCCATTAGACGACATCTTGAATGACTATTAAAAAGGAGGACACAGACAATGACAGAATTAAACGTGGTAAAATTAACGAAAAAAGAACGTATCTCTGTATGGTGGAGAAGTCAGTTCTTACAAGCATCTTGGAACTATGAACGTATGCAAAACGTAGGTTGGGCATTTGCAATGATGCCTGCCATCAAAAAACTATATCACACAAAAGAAGATCGTGCGTTAGCGTTAAAACGTCACTTAGAGTTCTTTAATACCCATCCATATGTCGCTGCACCAATCATTGGAGTGACTTTAACACTTGAAGAAGAAAAAGCTGCGGGAGCACCGATTGATAATGCAGCCATTCAAGGGGTTAAAATTGGGATGATGGGTCCTTTAGCTGGTGTTGGTGACCCGATTTTCTGGGGAACTTTACGACCAGTAATCGGTGCCTTTGCTGCTTCTCTAGCATTACAAGGTAGTATTATTGGACCATTAGTTTTCTTCTTTGCATGGAACATTATTCGTATGTCATTCTTATGGTACACACAAGAGTTAGGTTACCGTCAAGGATCAAATATCACCCAAGATTTAAGTGGTGGTGTGATGCAAAAAATTACTCAAGGGGCATCAATTCTAGGGATGTTTATCATGGGGGTCTTGGTACCTCGTTGGACGACTATGAATTTCCCAATGGTGTTATCAAAAGTTGATGTGGATAAAAAATCATTGGTGGACTTCTCTGGCATGATTACTTCAGCGAATGAAGGCAAATTAAATGTCAATTCAATCCGTGAAGTTATCAACCAAATTAATAGTGGAGCAAATGTTAACCCACAAAAAGTTACGACACTAGGTGATATGTTTAACCAATTAATTCCTGGTTTAATGCCATTATTATTAACACTTGGTTGTATGTGGTTATTAAGAAAAAAAGTCAGCCCAATTACTATTATCTTCGGTTTATTTGTTATTGGTATTTTGGGATATGTTGTTGGTATCTTTGGTTAATAATGTCTCGAAAGAGATGGGCAGAACCTTCTGTTCATCTCTTTTTTTGTTATAATAGAAAAGAAATAGAAATGGAGGCAAGATGAATGGTTGAAAGTTTAAATCGGCAAGTCGAGATTGCTGTGAAGGCCAATGCATTTTTAAACCCTGTAAATCCAAAAGCAGGAATTATAGCCATTGGAGACAATGGGGTTGAATTTCGAGAAACTGATGGCGCTGGTTACGTCCAAATTCCTTGGAGCAACATCGTTCAAGTCCGTGCGCAAGTTTATTTTAAAGGAAAGTATATTCGAAGCTTTGATATTATAACGGATACTAATCAAAGTTTAAATTTTGTGACAACTGATGCGATAGATGCTCTAAAAGCCATGCGTCAACACCTATCAAAAGAACAAATGATTCAAGCGCCAGGTAATTTCAGACGGCTATTCAGTCGGCGAAAGAAATCGTAATGACTAAGTATACATGTTATCGTTTAGAAAGCTTTTCTCCTATTTTAAGAGAAGGGCTTTTTTTAGTAAATTATGCTATATTAATTGGGCAATAATCATTCGAATGATGGAGGGGAATTATTATGTTATTTACTAATTTGCAAAAAAATCAACATCGGCTAAATGCTCAGGAACATGATATTCTTAAGTATATTCGTGAAAATATTGATGGTATTAAAGATGATACGCTGAAAACTGTTGCGGCAGCTTTATATGTTTCGCCAAATACAATTGTTCGCTTATCAAAAAAATTAGAATTTAAGGGTTATTCAGAATTAAAAATGGCAGTAGTACTTGATAGAATGCAAAAACCTCTGTCTAGAAAACAGGATGGTTTAACGCTAAAAGAACAAATTGAACAAACAGACGCTTTGTTAAGTGATGAGATTGTAGAAAAAATTGTGACAATATTACATCATAGCCAACACGTATACTTTTTTGCATGTGGCCCATCTAAATATCCTTGTGAAGAAATGAAAGAAAAATTAAGGATTTGTGGTATTGAAGCATCGCTATACTATGAACCACATGTTATGAAACAACGGGCAAAACAATTGAAAAATGGAGATACTTTGGTTGTGGTAAGTTTAAGTGGAGAAACTAAGACACCTTTAGAAGCAATGAAAATTGCCAAGATTACAGAAGCAACAATTGTTTCATTGACTGGATTTTCACAAAATAGTATTTCAAAGTTAGCTGATTATTCTTTGTATACTTTTTATGAAGAGTTACGTCTGAATGAGATGGATGTTTCGTCACGGTTAGGTATTTATTATGTCTTAAATTACTTGTTTGATTCGCTAATTTAATTGTGTTCTCAAACACACGCGTGTGTTGAATAGCAGGTTGTGTGTTAAGAGTCTACTTAATCCCTAAGTGATTGTTTTAACCTTCTAAGTTGATAGAATAAAAGCATCAACTACTTAGGAGGAAATAGTATGAAGAAGAATAATATTGTCATTGTCGGTGGGGGATCAACTTGGTCACC containing:
- a CDS encoding MurR/RpiR family transcriptional regulator, which encodes MLFTNLQKNQHRLNAQEHDILKYIRENIDGIKDDTLKTVAAALYVSPNTIVRLSKKLEFKGYSELKMAVVLDRMQKPLSRKQDGLTLKEQIEQTDALLSDEIVEKIVTILHHSQHVYFFACGPSKYPCEEMKEKLRICGIEASLYYEPHVMKQRAKQLKNGDTLVVVSLSGETKTPLEAMKIAKITEATIVSLTGFSQNSISKLADYSLYTFYEELRLNEMDVSSRLGIYYVLNYLFDSLI